A window of Solea senegalensis isolate Sse05_10M linkage group LG20, IFAPA_SoseM_1, whole genome shotgun sequence contains these coding sequences:
- the oxnad1 gene encoding oxidoreductase NAD-binding domain-containing protein 1: MSAPGFLSFAARRLILPCPTARLFCCQVMAPRSITGGNMSSKRKMDHLERTASNSRQNAVYPAEVCGIINESETVKRLRIAVHPDFSFKAGQWVDFFIPGVEKVGGFSMCSSPGLLQREGVIDLAVKYTQHPPAHWVHTMCTVGSKVDMRVGGDFFFDPSPSDPAVDLLLVAGGVGINPLYSILLHTADLLRLNHASGGRDYNIGSAHLFFSAKNAHELLFKDSITEVCREFPDKFSCNFHITQRSTDVDPHPQSSMNHGRITEAELRARVHPQRTLCYLCGPPPMIEAISKTLMDLGLPKDRIVFEQWW, translated from the exons ATGAGCGCCCCGGGTTTCTTGTCCTTTGCTGCCCGACGCCTCATCTTGCCGTGTCCCACTGCCCGTCTGTTCTGCTGCCAGGTGATGGCTCCcaggtccatcacagg AGgaaatatgtcgtccaaaagaaAAATGGACCATCTTGAGAGGACAGCAAGCAACTCCAGACAAAAt GCCGTGTATCCAGCTGAAGTATGTGGAATCATTAATGAGTCAGAGACGGTAAAACGTTTGAGAATAGCCGTTCATCCAGACTTCAGCTTCAAAGCAGGACAGTG GGTGGATTTCTTCATCCCCGGCGTGGAGAAGGTGGGAGGTTTCTCCATGTGCTCCAGCCCGGGTTTGCTGCAGCGGGAGGGGGTCATTGATCTGGCTGTGAAATACACTCAACACCCACCAGCACACTGGGTCCACACTATG TGCACAGTGGGCTCTAAGGTGGACATGCGCGTCGGTGGGGACTTCTTCTTTGACCCGTCACCCTCTGACCCCGCCGTGGATTTGCTGCTGGTGGCCGGTGGCGTAGGGATCAACCCTCTCTACTCTATTCTGTTGCACACTGCAGACCTGCTGCGCCTTAACCACGCGTCGGGCGGCCGTGATTACAACATCGGCTCCGCTCACTTGTTCTTCAGCGCCAAGAACGCACACGAGCTGCTCTTCAAG GACTCCATCACTGAGGTGTGTCGGGAATTCCCTGACAAGTTCTCATGTAACTTCCACATCACACAACGGAGCACAGATGTTGACCCACACCCCCAGTCATCTATGAACC ATGGCAGAATCACAGAGGCGGAGCTACGGGCTCGTGTACACCCTCAGAGGACTTTATGTTACCTGTGCGGGCCACCACCCATGATcgaagccatttcaaaaacccTCATGGACCTGGGTCTCCCTAAAGACAGGATCGTCTTTGAGCAGTGGTGGTAG